The Perca fluviatilis chromosome 2, GENO_Pfluv_1.0, whole genome shotgun sequence genome includes a region encoding these proteins:
- the LOC120549823 gene encoding transcobalamin-1-like: MMTPALLSVALLLLLLPGVPSADPTLYPISVLVKNSVNQSPNKTYSTSVVYRGILLGGLTRLQKSNKGFRFTYTQDPNYGPFLQSVNGLAGSQQKRTYWELLVKPANNVTFRPDVGIGCYIPNPNDLIILNYAKY; encoded by the exons ATGATGACTCCCGCTCTCCTCTCTGTGGCCTTGCTGCTGTTGCTTCTTCCTGGGGTTCCATCTGCAG ATCCCACTCTATATCCCATCAGTGTCCTGGTGAAAAACTCTGTAAaccaaagtcccaataagaccTACAGCACTTCTGTGGTTTACAGAGGAATCTTGCTGGGTGGACTGACGAGACTGCAGAAGTCAAACAAAGGCTTTAG GTTCACCTACACACAGGATCCAAACTATGGCCCGTTCCTACAGAGTGTGAACGGTTTGGCTGGAAGTCAACAAAAACGCACCTACTGGGAGCTGCTGGTCAAGCCTGCAAACAACGTGACATTCCGTCCTGATGTCG GTATTGGATGTTACATCCCAAATCCGAATGACTTAATCATCCTGAACTATGCCAAGTACTAA